The genomic stretch GGATCAAGCAGGAAAGCCAGACCATCGCCGTCGTAACTTTCCAGAACTACTTCCGAATGTATCCCAAACTGGCGGGAATGACCGGCACGGCCAAGACGGAAGAGGAAGAGTTCCGACGGATCTACGGTTTGGACGTATTTGAGATTCCGACCAACCGCCCAATGATTCGAACCGACCATCCCGATGTCGTGTTTAGGACGCTGGACATGAAGTTTCGCGGCATTGCGATGGAGATCTTGCGCTTATACGGTCGGCAGCAACCGGTGCTGGTCGGCACGCGATCGATCGAGATGTCCGAGGTGGTTTCGCAGCGTCTGACGTATGATCGATTGCAACTGGTCGCGCTGATCGAGCACATTCGCCACGCAACCAAAGAAAGCGGCAAGGCCGACAAGAAGCGGCAGGAAGAAATCCGGCAGATGCTCAATCAGCCATTCAACAAGCTGACCATGCGGGATCTGGCGCCAGTGGCGAGGGAGTTAGAGATCGACCCCGCTCCCAACGCTACAAGCCGGGTGGATTGGCTGCTGAAGAAGTTTGAGTTGGGCGAAGAGTGCCGGGAGCGATTGCAAGAAGCGCTGGAGCACGGCGTGCCGCACAGCGTCTTGAACGCCAAATTTCACGAAAAGGAAGCCATCATCATCGCCAGCGCAGGTCGAAAGGGCGCGGTAACAATTGCGACCAACATGGCCGGTCGCGGCGTCGATATTTTGTTGGGCGGTCGGGTGCAGGCTGCCGGGGCGAACGAGCAAAACGGCGAGGAAGAGATCGAGTTTCGACGCGGCGGCAAAATGCGCGCGCTGCCGCCGTTGCCGCTCTCCGATCAAGAGCGATCCGAGGCCGCCGAAGAAGTGCGAAAGCTAGGCGGGTTGATGATCTTGGGCACGGAGCGGCACGAGAGCCGGCGCATCGACAACCAGTTGCGGGGTCGCGCAGGGCGTCAAGGCGATCCGGGCGAGTCGAGGTTCTTCTTGTCGCTAGAGGACGAGTTCATTCGGCTCTTTGGCGACAAGGTTTCGGGAAATCCGCTCTTGCGCGCCTGGCCCGAAGAGGAGCCATTGGCCGCCAAGATCCTAAGCAAGGCGGTTGAAGGCGCTCAAAAGCGCGTCGAACTTCACAACTTTGCAATTCGTAAACACGTCCTGCAATACGACGACGTGCTGAACAATCAGAGGCAGGTCGTCTACCGCCAGCGCAGGCGCATTTTGGAAGGGCACGATCTGCGCGATACCATCGTGCAATACTTGGACGAAGTGTTGGAAGAGCGAGTAGACGAGTATCTGCCGCCCGGCGTACCGCCCACCGAGTGGGATTTGGACGGGCTTTGGAACTCGCTGAAAATGGTGTTCCCCATTGACGAGTTTGGGACCCTAGACGAAATTCGCAATCCTCGCAGAGAACTGGTCCTGGACCAGATTCGGGAATGGTCGGAAAAGGCCTATCAGGCGAAGGAAGAGGAGTTCGGCATCGACGACATGCGCGAGGTCGAGCGGCACTACATGCTCCGACTGATCGATCAAAAATGGATCGAACATCTGGCCTCGATGGAGTTCCTGCGCGAGGGCATCGGGCTGCGAGGCTATGGGCAGGTAGACCCGTTGGTGGCTTACAAGCGCGAGTCGGCGCAAGTGTTCAGCGATACCTTGCAAAGCATCCGAGACGAAATCGTGTTCATCATGTTCCGCATTCAACGTCGCGAGCCGCCCAAACCGCGCATCATCCGCATCGACGGGCCAGAAAACAATCCGGCCTCGCGCGGGCAGGGAGCGGGAATGATGAAGCGTCTGCCAGAGGGAGAAGGGCAAGAGGCTGTGGCCGTGGCCGCGTCGAATAAACCCGGGCGGAACGACCCGTGCCCTTGCGGCAGCGGCAAAAAGTACAAAAAGTGCTGCTATCCCAAGTATGGATAACCCGACGCCGCAAATTGAAGGTCAGAAAGCGCCGGAGAAGAAAAAACGCTCTGTCGTTCCAATTCTGGCCGGTTCCGGCGCTTTCCTTGCCTTAGCGCTCTTTGGGACGGGGTTCTACCTTGGGCAGAGCGGTCAGGCTAAGCGCACAGACGATGTCAAACAACAACTGAGCATCGCAAGACAAGCGCACCAAGTGGCCGGGACAGAGGTCAAGCAACTATTAGCAGTGAACGACCTGCTGAGAGCAAGGGGCTTGACTTACCGCGCATCGCTTGAGTTGGATAGGCGGAACTTCGGATTGGCCAACGACTATCTGCGGCGTGCGGCGCAGGCCGCAGATAGAGCGGATGCAGACGCCGCAAGGGCCGATCGAGCCAAACTTTCGGAAGCCAAAGAGAAGTTGGCCAAGACTTCCGTCGAGCCTTCTGCGGATTTAGAGACCCAGCGAAAAGCCGTGATCGACATCGCGATTCTCTTGGACGAGATTCTCGACGAGCGGTAGACACGAGAACCTTCCTCGCACGCGGAC from Armatimonadota bacterium encodes the following:
- a CDS encoding preprotein translocase subunit SecA; this translates as MLKTLLKKVFDDKEKELRIFREIVRQINDLEDSVKSLSEDQLKEATDRLKSEVADGKTLDQVMPEAFALVREAGRRYLKMRHFDVQLMGGMALHQGRIAEMRTGEGKTLVATLPLYLNALEGKGAHLVTVNDYLARRDAVWMGPLFAKLGLSVGVIQGQSVDSDELGGSYVLELGYEHPDPRYAHLRPCSRKEAYACDITYGTNHEFAFDYLRDNMSMALDQMVQRDPFYAIVDEVDSILIDEARTPHIISGAVQEDVSVYYRVNDVVKRLQEGTDYTLEEKHRSALPTEKGMDKLEQMLGITSLAHDPDMMHYVSAGLKAHALYKKDVHYVVKDGEIVIVDEFTGRMMFGRRFGDGLHQAIEAKEGVRIKQESQTIAVVTFQNYFRMYPKLAGMTGTAKTEEEEFRRIYGLDVFEIPTNRPMIRTDHPDVVFRTLDMKFRGIAMEILRLYGRQQPVLVGTRSIEMSEVVSQRLTYDRLQLVALIEHIRHATKESGKADKKRQEEIRQMLNQPFNKLTMRDLAPVARELEIDPAPNATSRVDWLLKKFELGEECRERLQEALEHGVPHSVLNAKFHEKEAIIIASAGRKGAVTIATNMAGRGVDILLGGRVQAAGANEQNGEEEIEFRRGGKMRALPPLPLSDQERSEAAEEVRKLGGLMILGTERHESRRIDNQLRGRAGRQGDPGESRFFLSLEDEFIRLFGDKVSGNPLLRAWPEEEPLAAKILSKAVEGAQKRVELHNFAIRKHVLQYDDVLNNQRQVVYRQRRRILEGHDLRDTIVQYLDEVLEERVDEYLPPGVPPTEWDLDGLWNSLKMVFPIDEFGTLDEIRNPRRELVLDQIREWSEKAYQAKEEEFGIDDMREVERHYMLRLIDQKWIEHLASMEFLREGIGLRGYGQVDPLVAYKRESAQVFSDTLQSIRDEIVFIMFRIQRREPPKPRIIRIDGPENNPASRGQGAGMMKRLPEGEGQEAVAVAASNKPGRNDPCPCGSGKKYKKCCYPKYG